From the Leguminivora glycinivorella isolate SPB_JAAS2020 chromosome 21, LegGlyc_1.1, whole genome shotgun sequence genome, the window tccccatacaaactttgaacccccctttgacccccttaggaggtgaattttagaaaatcctttcttagtgctcctctacactatataaggaacctacgtgccaaatttgaaatctctaggaccagcggtttcggctgtgcgttgatatgtcagtcagtcagtcagtcagtcagtcagcttcttcttttatatatttatagattcacctggccccgtagccgaatggcatttctccgacgccaaacgaaagcgatacgccgctggctctgtcgcgccaatacgcaagcgcgatagagatagatatctactagcgcttcgtttcgtgagcgtttcgtgagcgattgtgccattcggctagccaccctggccccgtagccgaatggcatttctccgacgccaaacgaaagcgatacgccgctggctctttcgcgccaatacgcaagcgcgatagagatagatatctactagcgcttcgtttcgtgagcgtttcgtgagcgattgtgccattcggctagccaccctgatccaACTTCTCCTTTATTTTCCTTTCTCAGTTCGCATGATTTGTTCTTAAACATTTGGGATAACATAACCCTTTTGGAGTCCTACATTAAAAAGTATTTTCGCCTCTTTAAACCAGACTCTGTAGGACCAGACATTACCTTAcctacctataaaaaaaaatgtttttttcttacagttaaaattaacccctggaacgccgttgtcaaaaatttgctactgaattaataaccttcaATCTGTTAAATACAGTTTAAATTGTCTAGGACAGGGGACCGATgtttgaatctcgaacgcatgaattcgccgttcgaaagtctgtggactctgtggaaaacgacgtaatgctacgacgattcaaaaatcgatccccagatCTGGGACAAGGCAGTTGAGGGGTTAAGCATCATACTTTGAGAATTGCTGTACTTAGACAACCCATTGAAAATATTTGGCTCTACTGCGGCCTCCCTACCAATCacactttaattaaataaaagtgCTAATTTTACTTCTAATTTATTGCTGACAGAAACAAATCAGACATTTTTAGATACAATAAAACACGTTAAAAATCATCTTTAATAATGAAGAAAACCACCTACGTGTCTTTATATAGTTTTATACCTTCAGCATAAATTCTGTACGTGCTTCCAGAAAACTCGACGTACGAGTATTTTATACTGACGGTTCTGGTTTCTTCATTGTAGTCCACTTTTGGGGGGTTGATCGCCTTCACAGTCACCTTGACGTAGCTTACTTGAGTATCTGGTGGGCACTGAAATTATTAACCGATATAGAATAGATTAAACGCTGGAAGCGCTGGTTGCCTAGCGGTATGTACTTACGTGCGACTTCCgtttcggaggtcgcgggttcgaaccccggctcgcacaaatgagtttttcggaatttatgggctaaatgtcatttgatatttgccagtcgcttttcggtgaagaaaaacatcgtgaggaaaccggactaattccaataaggtctagtttacccttcgggttggaaggtcagatggcagtcgctttgaaaaactagtgcctacgccaaattttgggattagttgtcaaagcggaccccaggctcccatgagccgtggcaaatgccgggataacgcaaggaggatgattttgGCACGCGATGAAAAAAGTTTGCCTACTGAAGCATCTCATAGGTTATTATACAGTTACGTTGGGCGTCAAGTTAAAAGTATGAAAATACTTCacactcttgtagataaaatgcaactttgtcgTTAATTTCTGAAGTATCCAGggagcctttaacagttggtgtggtgaatagatatttattatttcaaatgtTCTATACTTACAGGTATAGTGACTTCTGTATCAAATCGAAGCCACCCAATCCAGCTATGGCTATTGAATATTTTGTCTCCGCCTTTTTTACCTGTAAAAAATTCAAGTAGGTTCATTTTAATTGTATTCCTTGAGTATTaccaaaatctaaattttaatacAAAACTAGGATAGGTGGTAATAtaaccaccaagtggatgccgacaaAGAAACGGGGACGTGGCAGGCTTAGGCGAAGATGGCGGGATGGCGACACTTTTAAGATTGACTTGGCCGGAAAAAGCACATCAGAGGGAGTTGCGGAAATCAAGGgtagaggcctttgcccagcagtgggacactctaatttaaaaaaaaactagttttgACGATAAGCCATCTTTGTTtgcacattaaaaataaatctttatagatgtacattttatttttttaataactcgataacagtaagagttaagacaATAGTTTTTTAGAAATTAATTCTAACCAACCTAAATAACCATCCTTAAAAGTCAAcggaaattaataaaaataggtCGTATACAAAAAAATCACGCAATATGTAATGCACATACAATACAAAATCAGCACAAAAAATACTTACCAAACTCATACACATATTCTGGTATAACATTTGGGACACCCACAACATTTAATGCCAGGTTCAGTAATAGAACCAAAAATATCATTCGTTTAGGATTAGGACCCATAATGATAATTGTCACTAAGGTAATAATTATTCAAGCGTACGTTATCCCTTTTTATTGAAGATTTGTATGGCTATAATTGATAATGTAATGACATGGCAGTGTGAAATCGATTTATATGTCAATGACAATTGATTTAGTTCcaattataaagtacctatcttAACGCGGTAACACGTGGTAATAAAAAATCAATAGTCAAGCGAAATTAATtggaaaatattactttttgtTGCTCTTTTATACAAATTTGAATAACTAGGGATCAAATTATGAGGTTCTATTAAATCTGATATTTCACTCCTGAGATTAGGACACAGAGTTCTAAAAATAATTGGGACATCAAACTACTGTATAGTCTGTATACCCTATCCTATGCATATGGGACAAAATTAAGACAACATTATGATCAAATATCAGACAATACATATTGTTTCAAAGGTTGAATACCTATgtacttttcatttcattttcatttcatttattatcaaccaacttacactaacaggtaaaccaaacatgtaagttataggttacattacattaaatcACAACTATATAggtaaattgaataaaattaacgaACTAGACAGGACTACACAATATTACATATACActgttttagtttaaatttGACAGCTTATTATACTACTTACTAAATAATTAGCCTACCTAAATAATTAGTACATAATAACAATGACGCTATGACGTTATAGTTGTAGGAGTGGAGATCGACTCCAAATACCGAGTAGCAGTGGCTAGAAGCTTCGGTTCCCCCTGTGAGAATATGTCAGTCTGGGGGTCAAACAAAAGAATATTATTAATGTGATTCAGTGCTACATACAAAGGGCTGGAATTTAAAGCTACAGTGTTGgtgatgtagtgcgaaaagggtttccttcggaaacgtccACGCGTATttatcatgctagttcagtgaatgtcagtacatcttgtactgagactgactgagatagcatgacacgttcgtacgttttcgtaacaattcgaaggcaaatcttttcgcattacatctCTGTAAACAATTTAATCCaataaattaatttctctaTTAAATCAAGAATTGACTATCCCACTTCTGATGTCTTGTAACTTTCGTGATAATTTTGGTTGTTTGCTTGTTTCAGattataaatttatttgtaGCTGTCATTATGGACAACTTTGACTATTTGACCAGAGACTGGTCAATATTGGGACCACACCACTTAGATGAATTTATAAGGTAAGTTTTCCCAACTATAATGGGcattcgcgaaaaaagattcaaatactttttattctaaaataggtataattaatgtttttcttactcagaatcacgagttcacgagccctttccatcctactaggtggaaaaagcgtcccaaatttcatttttccacttcgttactatttttcaaacactgtacagcggttacaaagtggaaagtatgcaaaataatataaaaattttaaaaacatttttttgtctcttgttttttgtcctagatcgaaagggctcgtgattctgagtaggaaaatcacaaaatttacctaccttagaaaaaatatttttggtgattattGTCGCGAAAATACCCTGATAACAGCCTCACAGCTACTAATGTctgataaattaataaattaatttgaaagACACATCCAATAGTTTTTTCGCGTAACAAGTtcctaaatttaaatttaatttaaattaaattgaaaagaaagatgcccgtgtggtgacgggttaagaatttcaccacccctgtCTTCCCGTatgtgtcgtagaagtcgactgtgggatttgggttaaattgtggcgtaggcgagaggctggcaacctgtcactgcaatgtcacaatttttcgttttcttttagccccttaattgccaagagtggcactgagagtACTGAGActatagtttcatgtgctctgcctacccctttatgggatacaggcgtgattgtatgtatgtgaaaaAAGATGCCGCATAACGTTCACGGTGAACGGTATAGCGACCGCAGTTCAGTACAAAAAAATACGtgttttaattctttttttcAGGTTATGGAGTGAATATGATCCGGACGCGAAGGGCCGGATAAAACATTTAGATGTAGTTACATTGTTAAGAAAGATTAGCCCACCTCTAGGTAAGTcaatcaaatcagcttctttttaagaactgtcaaaacgatttgctagtacatggaatttatatgaaatcgcgaggagtgacgtcacggtcaattcatttactttatatctttcttacTTGACTCTTTCTGACTTATTTActtaatagaaattatgttcaaAAGTAACTACTGTCCATCGTTTCTTCAAACAttttggtgctttatttcgtgcactgcattaaatatttttcccctcactagctcggaaacacgtgttttgtcctttaataccagcgggtaaaaacgcattttatccactagtgggtaaagtaatttgaccttgaataaagtcaaattaactgctttaaaattgatgaaagtaggtgaatctagtaataaagatgatttaccacctgcagggccggattaagggtagagcgaatggagcggccgctctaggcgccacatggtaagggggcgccaaaatcgagaatgtggaaaaatccatacaaaaaattatacgttgcgtgggcgcgcacatatcacaaaatggcgagaggagtcggaaATGAATCCACCTattaaaaatctagatttgtaattcagattaagtggaatgttgcaccacattgccattCACAAGGGCGCTgatgctagggcgccgtaaaaggaggattctagcccttgacgaaccacgttgttgtgcggcgaacggcaaagttatgtcgctatccaaatgcaaaaatatgagtctacccgatagtccaaagcggagttcctcataaagccaaaggcgcaaaacggctcagagaggcgcaattttgtgagtcatagcagatggtgagcgaatttcaaagcactcagattacttagtggcaaaataccgaaatgggcatcccggcggtgacgatcgagtccacagttaatctcttaattaactcttagtgttataaaaataatagtgatgacgaaatataaggcctaaaagtcgggaacataaaataccccaaaatatgtcaaagaccgcagctccgcagacgataaaagcttgaaagttcgcggattccccgGAATTgaataattcaattcaattcaatttcaatttaatttcaatttattgcataaaattAACACTGACAGTTAAACCTTACGTGCTAATTAGTTTTGTATTTCTTAGGATCTAACATGCAATATACAATATCAAGTACAGtgaagtgaaacagttcattgttcattaatgaaacaaatattaaattaaatttaaatagaacACATTACATTAGGTACATTCAAATTTAGATGTCATTTAGGTACATTAAACAGGTTGTGAGAATAAAATTGATCATTGATATAAATGTGAGGgaagtgaaataaatttattaaattcatAGCAATACAATATCGTTCGGAAAAGTCAAAatgttcaaataaaaataattgagaaacatataaaataaaagcaaAAGTTAATTCAAATTATGTCAAAATAGCGAAAATGGGTCCTAATAATTTAAAGAAGTCaaattttaaaacttaattttatttaaaacaattcaGGTAATGGAACTAGTGGTAACCGTTGTTTCGATGTAACAATTTGATGCGGCTAGGAATTTAGCTTCCGTCGTTAAAAATATATCTAGTTCTCTGTCGCTGTCCAGGATGGCGTTTAGTAACGTCAGTGCCAGGTGGAGAGGGGAGGCGGCGAGCAGGCGCGTGCGGCCCGCAGGCACGGCAAACAGACCACGGCTACGAGGCCGTAGCTGTTTTGCGGTGAGACGGGGACTCGCAGTGATATTTGTACCAGTAAAGATGGGTTCGTTACTTTTCCGCGAAtcaattgaaaaatatattttactaagtACATATTTCTGCGTGACTCTAAAGATGTATAATCTACCATACCTAAAACAAATAGGGTGGGATAGAGAAGGGGTAAAAGCCGTATAACTTCTTATAGAGGAACCTTATAAAAGTCTTTTGTACTCTCTCTAATAGAACCGTGTAGTGTTTTTCGTGGGGATTCCAGACAACAGCATTAGTTTCCAGTTTACTTCGAACGAATGCATTATAGAGAGTAGTCATGGCATGTTTATTGTTAAATTGTTTTGCTTGGCGCATGACAAATCCCAGGCATCTACGGGCCTCGTTACATGTTTTTGTAATGTGCTGATTAAATGTGAGCTGAGAATCAAACCACGTTCCTAAATCCTTGATAATCTCAGTGCGTTTTAACGGTTTGCCCTCTATGACATATGGGTGGGTTGTAGGGAACCGAGCACGCGTGTATGTGATAACTGAGCATTTTTCATTGTTGAGGGATAAGCTATTGTCGCGCGCCCAGGCGCAAACGCTATCTATGTCGAGTTGCAATAAGGAAAAGTCTTGGAGGCTGTTAATTGGCTTAGCTAATTTGAGATCATCCGCGAAAAGGAGGCATGATGAATGACTAAGTGCCGTTGGTAGGTCGTTAATTAGGATTAATtgagtcaataggaaaaaaaatcgcgctcgcttcgctcgcgcttactatttataattatcttcTCTTTTAGTTAGAATAAATTCCGGAAATGCGCTCCTcacttggccactatagtgctCCATTTTGCTTGTTATTtcacacgtaactatactagggtgcgactacgaaacttcaaccatttgtccctttcgcactctg encodes:
- the LOC125237356 gene encoding uncharacterized protein LOC125237356, producing the protein MGPNPKRMIFLVLLLNLALNVVGVPNVIPEYVYEFGKKGGDKIFNSHSWIGWLRFDTEVTIPCPPDTQVSYVKVTVKAINPPKVDYNEETRTVSIKYSYVEFSGSTYRIYAEGIKLYKDT